A region of the Falco peregrinus isolate bFalPer1 chromosome 4, bFalPer1.pri, whole genome shotgun sequence genome:
GTTGTACGTGGGCTCTGTCAagccccactgcagccctgtGAAGCCCTGTGCTTCTTGCACTGCCCTTAGTGCTCCAGGCAGAACCACGGTGCCCTGGGAGGACACCATTGCTTTTGGGTGAGCAGCCTGGCTTGTGCCCTTGCACACGCTGCTGCCTTGCTGAACCGATGCCACACAGGGCTCGCTCTGTTCCAGGCTCTGGGCTGCACCagccccaccccagcccagccactggaggagaggaagTCGTCCGTGGCATCGCCGTGGAGAAGTTTGATATCGTCAAGAAATGGGGTATCAACACATACAAGGTGAGCTGCTTCTCGGGACCATCAGGATagcccagctggctgccagGGGCAATGCAGGAAGCTCAGAGCTGGGCCAGTCCCTGCACTAGGGGTGAAGGAGTAGCAGGAGGTGGAGGATGCCCCCAGGGGTCTCCCCGCAGAATTTGCAgagacagctctgcagctttctgctgcccATAGCAGCAAGGCATGCTTTGTCCCTGTCAACCGGGCACCCGGGAGCTCCTGATGCCTCTTTCCCTTGCCCTGTAGTGCACCAAGCAGCTGATCTCAGAGCGGTTTGGCCGGGGCTCCCGCACCGTGGACCTGGAGCTGGAGACGCAGATTGAGCTGCTCCGGGAGACAAAGCGCAAGTACGAGTGTGTGCTGCAGCTCGCACGGGCTCTCACCAACCACTTTTACAGCCTGGTGCAGACACAGCACGCCCTGGGGGATGCCTTTGCGGACCTCAGCCAGAAGTCTCCTGAGCTGCAGGTATGCCCGCTGGGGAGATGGCGCATgcctcacctctgcctgtgctgcagcccctcgTGCCTGGGAAGGAGAGCTAGACACCCAAATCAACCTtgggctctgcagcacagctgggggcGGCGCTCTGCTCCACAGCACCTCAGGTgcgtgaggaggaggaggttggggATAACTGTCCTCGGCGAAGGCTGTGGGGCCAGGGAGAGCGTGAAAGGCCCTGTCACAGCACCTCCTAGCAACACCTGGGGCCAGGCTGATTCTGGGTGtgtgggaggagagagggggcCTTGCTGGTATGGACCCTGACTCATCCTCCTCTCCCAGGAGGAGTTTGGTTACAATGCGGAAACGCAGAAACTGCTCTGCAAGAATGGAGAAACACTACTGGGTGCTGTCAACTTCTTTGTCTCCAGCATCAATACACTGGTGAACAAGACCATGGAGGACACACTCATGACAGTCAAGCAGTATGAGACAGCCAGGTAGAATGGCGgtgtgggctggggctgggttCGTGACAGGTGCATGGCATTCCCGGGGCGGGGGATTGCAGGGCTGCAGCGGAGCTCTGACACCGGCTGTCCCTACGCAGGCTGGAGTACGATGCGTACCGCACGGACCTAGAGGAGCTGAGCATGGGCCCTCGGGACGCCAGCACCCTGTGCCGGCTGGACGCGGCCCAGAGCCAGTTCCAGAGTCACAAGGACAAGTACGAAAAGCTGCGTGCTGATGTGGCCATCAAGCTCAAGTTCTTGGAGGAGAACAaggtggggctgggaaggggccGCGGGGCGCAGAGTGGGGGTCTGCCATGCACCGGTTGTGTCCCTTGGCTGTGCTGCCTTGCAGCCGCCTGCCCAAGACCTGTCTTTGGGTGGGCAGCACCAGCGGGGAAGGGCAAGGGAGCACCCATCTCTGCCCACCTCTCATTGTGGCTTCTGCCGCACGGCCTTCTCCCAGCTTTCAGCTTTTGggggctgtcagcagcagcactgacctCCCGCTCCTGCACTAGGTGGGGGCCatgtccctgctgcctgccccttctcctgGTGCGGGCTCATGGCGGGCTGAcccctcctgctcttcccagaTCAAGGTGATGCACAAGCAGCTACTGCTCTTCCACAATGCCATCTCTGCCTACTTTGCTGGGAACCAGCAGCAGTTGGAGCAGACCCTCAAGCAGTTCAACATCAAGCTGAAGACCCCTGGTGCTGAGAAGCCCTCCTGGCTGGAGGAGCAGTGAGCCGCCCCCACCGCCCCCCTGTGTGCTCTGGCCACGGGCACCATGGACCTGAATTGTGACCTCTGGCCGCTGGCGTGGGGCTGGGCCACGTGCTCGGGGGTGAGCGGGGGATGCAGCCtgggccctgctgcagccaggggctgcctgCTGAGCACGGGAGGGGGTCTGGTTTGGCAGGGAGTGGGAGGCTGCAAGCAGGGCCCTGGTCCTGCCTGGGGAGAGGagcctggggaggctggggcGCTCCCCATCCCACGTCTCCCCTTCAGGGCAGagtccagccctgcctggctcgTTTGCACTCTCTCCGCACAGACCCCTGGCACTGCACGATGGCTGGGAGCCCCCCCTGCCTCCCGGCACCCCTGCGGGCCAGCAGACACCTCCTGCGCTGGGCCCGCATGCCCCAGACCCCACTGCACACCCTGGGGTGGGACAGGACGCCCCACAGTtctccctctgccagcccccaggggcAGAACAGGagtgcagccccctgccccgggcctcctccctgcccaccaGGAAtagccctgccctgccgcctTCATTTCCAGATGAAGACGAAGCTATGGAGGGGCTGCGGGTTCCCACCCgctgcagctggcagcctgGGGGCTGGGTCCTGCCTTCTCTCCCAGCTTTGGGGttgctgcagctccctcctggctgATCCCTGGTgtttcccaggcagctgctcttgCACTCCCCCGCCAAGCTGACCCGGGGGCCACCCCCCCAGCCTCACACTACACTCCCTCATGCGCAGGGTGGGCTGTGCCGGCTGTCTTTGGGCCTACAGCATGCCTGTCCTCCCCTCCGcatcccccagcctgggctgtgctTACCCGGTCTTTGGTGGGGGGCCCTGCGCACTGCTGCTAGCcaggggtgggtgggcaggtgCTGGCCAGGCACGGGTCCTCTCACCGCCCTGACGCTTGGAGGCCAGATGGCTCCAAAGTGGGGACTCAAACCAAGGACCAAACGCTGGCCGCGTCCCAGGAAGGTGCATGTGCATGCCTGCGTGCGTGTGCCGAGGGCACGTGTGCCGAGGGCATGTGTGCCACGcgcagcagtgccagggccTTGGCCGGCGTCCCAATGAGAGAGCTCTGTCCCGCTCCAGCTGAGTGTTGCTTCCAGCCCTGGCCACATGCAGCACTTGGGCACTTTCTCCTGAGACAAAACAGTTATGTTTTTCTTGCTAATTTAATCCCTGATAATTTAATATTAGTCTGGATCTGACAACCCCTCCCCCCGCCTTTCCCGGTGAAGGTCTTCCCTCCCTACTTGTGTAAGACTCCAGAATAAAACGGTACGGATCACTCTGCGtgtggagctgcagggctggtggctggcTGTGGGCCTGGGGGGCGGCGAGGTGAGGCTGGCCCTTCCCATGGCTGTGGGCTGGggtcctcctgcagctgccctctgcgggtgggggtctgggggggcagcaggggctgtgcccctccatcctcctccccactgccagCAGTGGAGCGAGGGGCCGTTGGTCCTCGGCCCCCTGCCCACTCTGTGCCCAGGGCCAGAGGCACTGCTTGATCCTGCTTGCGTGCAGCCTCGGCCAGGTTGGCAGTCCCGGGGACATGTCTCTGGGGAGCTCGGGGCTCTtccagccccatcctgccctgTGGTAGGAACGGGGCTGCCGGGGGCCGACCACAGGCAAGTCCCCAAACCGCCCCTAAAACAGCCGGGGGCTGGGCCAGGAGCTGGCGCTGGGAGGGCCCGGGGCCGCCGTGCGGCacctgggggggctgggcgAGTGAGCAGGAGGGAGCGCTGGGGAGTGCTGCGTCTGGCTCGGAGGGGCGGGAGAGggctccatcctcctcctcgcTCCCTGGCCGTGAGGAAGAACGTTACAGAGGGTGGCGGagcgctgggacaggctgcccagatgGGCGGTGGGGTCTCTCTCTGGAGACGTTCAAACCCGCCTGGAGGcggccctgggcagcctgcgctgggggagctgctgcagccccggcCGGGCTGTGACCCCGAGACGTGCTGCTGTTCGCCGAGCCCTGGGGCGACCGGCCTGGCCCTGATGCCCGCAGCCGTTCCCCCCGCAGCACCGGCAGGCACCGGGACCCGGCTGCCGGGACAGCGCCGCTCCCGCCTGGCAGCCAAATGCGTGGCCTCAGGGGAGGGGCTCGGCGGGGCTCGTTTCCCGGGGACGGACGGGGGGTCTGCTGCTcccgggggcggccggcgcTGCCTGTCACCGCAGTCCCGCCGGCCGCAGCGGGGGCTCGGAGGGTCCCACGGGGTGGACGCCTGCAGCGGGGCCGGGGTGCCCGGGGTCCAGCCGGGTGCTGCACCCCCCCAGGAGGGCAGCGGGCTGGGCATCCgcggccccggcgctgccctCGGCCGCCAGCCCGGGGTGGGacgggcccggggcggggcggggcggggtggGCCGAGCCGCAAGAGCCACGGGGCGGCCATTGGCCCCCGTCCCATCCCGCCTCGGTCCCATCCCGGCCATTCCGGTCCCGCCCCGGTCCCGCCCCGGCCATCCCGCCCCATCCCGCCCCGCCATCCCATCCCAACCCGGTCCTGTCCTGGTCATCCCGGTCCCGTCCTGCCCCATCCCCCCCGCGGTCCCatcccggcccgccccggccatGGGCTCCTCGCGCCGCACCGCACCGCCGCtgcccccggggccgcccccccggcgctgccctccctgccgGCGGCGAGCGGCTGCGGACGCTGCACTGGGAGATGGTGCCCGCGGCGCGGGCGCGGGACCGCCGCTCGGTCTGGACCCAGCGGATCCCCCTGCCGCCGATCGACCTGCCGCGCCTCCGGCTGCTCTTCCGAGAGCCCCGCGGGGCCGACCGGGGACTCCCCGCCGCCCTGACCGCCCCGTGCCCACCCTCCCCCAGGCCGCGCTGCTGGAGCCCAAGCGGAGCCTTGCCGTCGGCATCTTCCTCCAGCAGATCAAGCGGtgagagctgctgcctccccggGGACGCCCCCCGGAGACCCCGCCGACCCCCGCCGGAACGCTGCCCCACCCGCCCGGGAGacaccccagccctggcaaCCAGTAC
Encoded here:
- the ARFIP2 gene encoding arfaptin-2 isoform X3 translates to MSDGIMSKAATMEIPISSNGDTGSLPEDDSLEQDLQQVMVSGPNLNETSIVSGGYGGTAEGIIPTSTIKVLQAEPRCPGRTPLLLGSGLHQPHPSPATGGEEVVRGIAVEKFDIVKKWGINTYKCTKQLISERFGRGSRTVDLELETQIELLRETKRKYECVLQLARALTNHFYSLVQTQHALGDAFADLSQKSPELQEEFGYNAETQKLLCKNGETLLGAVNFFVSSINTLVNKTMEDTLMTVKQYETARLEYDAYRTDLEELSMGPRDASTLCRLDAAQSQFQSHKDKYEKLRADVAIKLKFLEENKIKVMHKQLLLFHNAISAYFAGNQQQLEQTLKQFNIKLKTPGAEKPSWLEEQ
- the ARFIP2 gene encoding arfaptin-2 isoform X2, encoding MSDGIMSKAATMEIPISSNGDTGSLPEDDSLEQDLQQVMVSGPNLNETSIVSGGYGGTAEGIIPTSTIKAPPFPGCLVQPHPPRGPSVSPSASAASRMANQGGASAGSGLHQPHPSPATGGEEVVRGIAVEKFDIVKKWGINTYKCTKQLISERFGRGSRTVDLELETQIELLRETKRKYECVLQLARALTNHFYSLVQTQHALGDAFADLSQKSPELQEEFGYNAETQKLLCKNGETLLGAVNFFVSSINTLVNKTMEDTLMTVKQYETARLEYDAYRTDLEELSMGPRDASTLCRLDAAQSQFQSHKDKYEKLRADVAIKLKFLEENKIKVMHKQLLLFHNAISAYFAGNQQQLEQTLKQFNIKLKTPGAEKPSWLEEQ
- the ARFIP2 gene encoding arfaptin-2 isoform X4, whose translation is MSDGIMSKAATMEIPISSNGDTGSLPEDDSLEQDLQQVMVSGPNLNETSIVSGGYGGTAEGIIPTSTIKGSGLHQPHPSPATGGEEVVRGIAVEKFDIVKKWGINTYKCTKQLISERFGRGSRTVDLELETQIELLRETKRKYECVLQLARALTNHFYSLVQTQHALGDAFADLSQKSPELQEEFGYNAETQKLLCKNGETLLGAVNFFVSSINTLVNKTMEDTLMTVKQYETARLEYDAYRTDLEELSMGPRDASTLCRLDAAQSQFQSHKDKYEKLRADVAIKLKFLEENKIKVMHKQLLLFHNAISAYFAGNQQQLEQTLKQFNIKLKTPGAEKPSWLEEQ
- the ARFIP2 gene encoding arfaptin-2 isoform X1 is translated as MGWKEWGGNDWYGRWPSGSQLCLLISLHTHLLPLLSPAAILPAHSSFVLPIPAPMPVTPPHLLSPLSARHLPAPPFPGCLVQPHPPRGPSVSPSASAASRMANQGGASAGSGLHQPHPSPATGGEEVVRGIAVEKFDIVKKWGINTYKCTKQLISERFGRGSRTVDLELETQIELLRETKRKYECVLQLARALTNHFYSLVQTQHALGDAFADLSQKSPELQEEFGYNAETQKLLCKNGETLLGAVNFFVSSINTLVNKTMEDTLMTVKQYETARLEYDAYRTDLEELSMGPRDASTLCRLDAAQSQFQSHKDKYEKLRADVAIKLKFLEENKIKVMHKQLLLFHNAISAYFAGNQQQLEQTLKQFNIKLKTPGAEKPSWLEEQ
- the LOC114010303 gene encoding nascent polypeptide-associated complex subunit alpha, muscle-specific form-like, yielding MGSSRRTAPPLPPGPPPRRCPPCRRRAAADAALGDGARGAGAGPPLGLDPADPPAADRPAAPPAALPRAPRGRPGTPRRPDRPVPTLPQAALLEPKRSLAVGIFLQQIKRPIHQIVQDIQEGVGVPEGQRSCWSCPECCSVLQR